From Coffea arabica cultivar ET-39 chromosome 9c, Coffea Arabica ET-39 HiFi, whole genome shotgun sequence, one genomic window encodes:
- the LOC113707702 gene encoding uncharacterized protein isoform X2: MDYERIHKVQTGIISPSKLRMKLIGQRKKDGSNSNSSRTSPTKLEDSEFVKNSLLATQSGDFDEEVSTAGQGDSISCQPSEAMPRGNGEVDPVKTQRTSKGENANCSAGHPGRTYEDENLDYDSTSSFEFHRGERLHHHGVTRLFSRPISSKWNDAEKWIINRQNVPPGHPKKAHVHNQASRLPVLNMVRVAPENVSYENKLAVKRVDFCQPAPHLASERFDPVATGSNPVSVEENGANSLIELCPESKDLMEVDTKSLSSTKSSIENATGVSTVRSVSMRDMGTEMTPIPSQEPSRTATPTGATPLRSPTSSIPSTPRRGEPAPTPTEHPNDDASQHSTGNGRNEMSEQELKLKTRREIVALGVQLGKMNIAAWASKDDKSHSVAEASDADEHERIEYAKRAAAWEEAEKTKHTARFKREEIKIQAWESQQKAKLEAEMRRTEAQVEQMRAQAQAKMVKKIAMARQRSEEKRAAAEARRNRQAEKVAAQVEYIRNTGRLPASSFICCGWS, from the exons ATGGACTACGAAAGGATTCACAAAGTTCAG ACTGGTATAATATCTCCAAGTAAACTGAGAATGAAGCTGATAGGGCAGAGGAAAAAAGATGGATCAAACAGCAATTCCTCAAGAACTTCGCCTACCAAGCTTGAAGATTCTGAATTTGTCAAGAACAGCTTGTTGGCTACCCAAAGTGGTGATTTTGATGAGGAAG TATCTACTGCTGGACAAGGTGATTCCATTTCCTGCCAGCCAAGTGAGGCTATGCCTAGGGGAAATGGGGAAGTTGATCCGGTCAAAACTCAACGAACATCTAAGGGAGAAAATGCTAATTGTAGTGCAGGACACCCAGGGAGAACATATGAAGATGAGAATCTTGATTATGATAGTACCTCGAGCTTTGAGTTTCATAGAGGCGAAAGATTGCATCACCATGGTGTCACGAGATTGTTCTCAAGGCCTATATCGTCCAAGTGGAATGATGCAGAGAAGTGGATAATCAATAGGCAGAATGTGCCACCTGGTCATCCCAAGAAGGCACATGTACACAATCAAGCAAGTCGTTTACCAGTTCTTAACATGGTTAGAGTTGCTCCTGAGAATGTGAGTTATGAGAATAAGTTAGCTGTCAAACGGGTTGATTTCTGTCAACCAGCACCACACCTGGCATCGGAGAGGTTTGATCCTGTTGCAACTGGATCTAATCCTGTTTCTGTTGAAGAGAATGGAGCAAATTCTTTGATTGAACTGTGCCCAGAAAGTAAGGATTTGATGGAGGTGGATACTAAGAGTTTATCATCTACAAAGAGCTCAATAGAAAATGCAACAG GTGTCTCCACTGTGAGATCGGTTTCAATGAGAGACATGGGAACGGAAATGACCCCTATTCCAAGTCAAGAACCTTCCAGAACTGCTACTCCTACGGGTGCAACACCATTGCGTAGTCCAACATCTTCTATCCCATCCACTCCTCGACGAGGAGAGCCAGCACCGACTCCTACAGAGCACCCCAATGATGATGCATCTCAGCATTCAACTGGAAATGGAAGAAACGAAATGTCAGAGCAAGAACTAAAGCTCAAGACAAGGAGAGAGATTGTAGCCCTTGGAGTCCAACTTGGTAAGATGAATATTGCTGCTTGGGCTAGTAAAGATGACAAAAGTCACTCTGTGGCTGAAGCCTCTGATGCAGATGAACATGAACGAATCGAATATGCAAAACGAGCAGCTGCTTGGGAGGAAGCTGAGAAAACAAAACACACTGCGAG ATTCAAGCGTGAAGAAATAAAAATCCAAGCATGGGAAAGTCAGCAGAAAGCAAAGCTTGAAGCAGAAATGAGGAGAACAGAG GCTCAAGTTGAGCAAATGAGGGCACAAGCCCAAGCAAAGATGGTAAAGAAGATTGCAATGGCTAGGCAAAGGTCGGAAGAAAAACGAGCAGCAGCTGAAGCTAGAAGGAATAGGCAGGCAGAAAAAGTTGCTGCCCAAGTCGAGTATATTCGCAACACTGGTCGACTTCCAGCATCTTCCTTCATCTGCTGTGGTTGGTCGTGA
- the LOC113707702 gene encoding uncharacterized protein isoform X1: MDYERIHKVQTGIISPSKLRMKLIGQRKKDGSNSNSSRTSPTKLEDSEFVKNSLLATQSGDFDEEASSLNVSSVKLSENSVSTAGQGDSISCQPSEAMPRGNGEVDPVKTQRTSKGENANCSAGHPGRTYEDENLDYDSTSSFEFHRGERLHHHGVTRLFSRPISSKWNDAEKWIINRQNVPPGHPKKAHVHNQASRLPVLNMVRVAPENVSYENKLAVKRVDFCQPAPHLASERFDPVATGSNPVSVEENGANSLIELCPESKDLMEVDTKSLSSTKSSIENATGVSTVRSVSMRDMGTEMTPIPSQEPSRTATPTGATPLRSPTSSIPSTPRRGEPAPTPTEHPNDDASQHSTGNGRNEMSEQELKLKTRREIVALGVQLGKMNIAAWASKDDKSHSVAEASDADEHERIEYAKRAAAWEEAEKTKHTARFKREEIKIQAWESQQKAKLEAEMRRTEAQVEQMRAQAQAKMVKKIAMARQRSEEKRAAAEARRNRQAEKVAAQVEYIRNTGRLPASSFICCGWS, translated from the exons ATGGACTACGAAAGGATTCACAAAGTTCAG ACTGGTATAATATCTCCAAGTAAACTGAGAATGAAGCTGATAGGGCAGAGGAAAAAAGATGGATCAAACAGCAATTCCTCAAGAACTTCGCCTACCAAGCTTGAAGATTCTGAATTTGTCAAGAACAGCTTGTTGGCTACCCAAAGTGGTGATTTTGATGAGGAAG CTTCCAGTCTTAATGTTTCATCCGTTAAATTGTCTGAAAATTCAGTATCTACTGCTGGACAAGGTGATTCCATTTCCTGCCAGCCAAGTGAGGCTATGCCTAGGGGAAATGGGGAAGTTGATCCGGTCAAAACTCAACGAACATCTAAGGGAGAAAATGCTAATTGTAGTGCAGGACACCCAGGGAGAACATATGAAGATGAGAATCTTGATTATGATAGTACCTCGAGCTTTGAGTTTCATAGAGGCGAAAGATTGCATCACCATGGTGTCACGAGATTGTTCTCAAGGCCTATATCGTCCAAGTGGAATGATGCAGAGAAGTGGATAATCAATAGGCAGAATGTGCCACCTGGTCATCCCAAGAAGGCACATGTACACAATCAAGCAAGTCGTTTACCAGTTCTTAACATGGTTAGAGTTGCTCCTGAGAATGTGAGTTATGAGAATAAGTTAGCTGTCAAACGGGTTGATTTCTGTCAACCAGCACCACACCTGGCATCGGAGAGGTTTGATCCTGTTGCAACTGGATCTAATCCTGTTTCTGTTGAAGAGAATGGAGCAAATTCTTTGATTGAACTGTGCCCAGAAAGTAAGGATTTGATGGAGGTGGATACTAAGAGTTTATCATCTACAAAGAGCTCAATAGAAAATGCAACAG GTGTCTCCACTGTGAGATCGGTTTCAATGAGAGACATGGGAACGGAAATGACCCCTATTCCAAGTCAAGAACCTTCCAGAACTGCTACTCCTACGGGTGCAACACCATTGCGTAGTCCAACATCTTCTATCCCATCCACTCCTCGACGAGGAGAGCCAGCACCGACTCCTACAGAGCACCCCAATGATGATGCATCTCAGCATTCAACTGGAAATGGAAGAAACGAAATGTCAGAGCAAGAACTAAAGCTCAAGACAAGGAGAGAGATTGTAGCCCTTGGAGTCCAACTTGGTAAGATGAATATTGCTGCTTGGGCTAGTAAAGATGACAAAAGTCACTCTGTGGCTGAAGCCTCTGATGCAGATGAACATGAACGAATCGAATATGCAAAACGAGCAGCTGCTTGGGAGGAAGCTGAGAAAACAAAACACACTGCGAG ATTCAAGCGTGAAGAAATAAAAATCCAAGCATGGGAAAGTCAGCAGAAAGCAAAGCTTGAAGCAGAAATGAGGAGAACAGAG GCTCAAGTTGAGCAAATGAGGGCACAAGCCCAAGCAAAGATGGTAAAGAAGATTGCAATGGCTAGGCAAAGGTCGGAAGAAAAACGAGCAGCAGCTGAAGCTAGAAGGAATAGGCAGGCAGAAAAAGTTGCTGCCCAAGTCGAGTATATTCGCAACACTGGTCGACTTCCAGCATCTTCCTTCATCTGCTGTGGTTGGTCGTGA
- the LOC113707702 gene encoding uncharacterized protein isoform X3 gives MDYERIHKVQTGIISPSKLRMKLIGQRKKDGSNSNSSRTSPTKLEDSEFVKNSLLATQSGDFDEEASSLNVSSVKLSENSVSTAGQGDSISCQPSEAMPRGNGEVDPVKTQRTSKGENANCSAGHPGRTYEDENLDYDSTSSFEFHRGERLHHHGVTRLFSRPISSKWNDAEKWIINRQNVPPGHPKKAHVHNQASRLPVLNMVRVAPENVSYENKLAVKRVDFCQPAPHLASERFDPVATGSNPVSVEENGANSLIELCPESKDLMEVDTKSLSSTKSSIENATGVSTVRSVSMRDMGTEMTPIPSQEPSRTATPTGATPLRSPTSSIPSTPRRGEPAPTPTEHPNDDASQHSTGNGRNEMSEQELKLKTRREIVALGVQLDEHERIEYAKRAAAWEEAEKTKHTARFKREEIKIQAWESQQKAKLEAEMRRTEAQVEQMRAQAQAKMVKKIAMARQRSEEKRAAAEARRNRQAEKVAAQVEYIRNTGRLPASSFICCGWS, from the exons ATGGACTACGAAAGGATTCACAAAGTTCAG ACTGGTATAATATCTCCAAGTAAACTGAGAATGAAGCTGATAGGGCAGAGGAAAAAAGATGGATCAAACAGCAATTCCTCAAGAACTTCGCCTACCAAGCTTGAAGATTCTGAATTTGTCAAGAACAGCTTGTTGGCTACCCAAAGTGGTGATTTTGATGAGGAAG CTTCCAGTCTTAATGTTTCATCCGTTAAATTGTCTGAAAATTCAGTATCTACTGCTGGACAAGGTGATTCCATTTCCTGCCAGCCAAGTGAGGCTATGCCTAGGGGAAATGGGGAAGTTGATCCGGTCAAAACTCAACGAACATCTAAGGGAGAAAATGCTAATTGTAGTGCAGGACACCCAGGGAGAACATATGAAGATGAGAATCTTGATTATGATAGTACCTCGAGCTTTGAGTTTCATAGAGGCGAAAGATTGCATCACCATGGTGTCACGAGATTGTTCTCAAGGCCTATATCGTCCAAGTGGAATGATGCAGAGAAGTGGATAATCAATAGGCAGAATGTGCCACCTGGTCATCCCAAGAAGGCACATGTACACAATCAAGCAAGTCGTTTACCAGTTCTTAACATGGTTAGAGTTGCTCCTGAGAATGTGAGTTATGAGAATAAGTTAGCTGTCAAACGGGTTGATTTCTGTCAACCAGCACCACACCTGGCATCGGAGAGGTTTGATCCTGTTGCAACTGGATCTAATCCTGTTTCTGTTGAAGAGAATGGAGCAAATTCTTTGATTGAACTGTGCCCAGAAAGTAAGGATTTGATGGAGGTGGATACTAAGAGTTTATCATCTACAAAGAGCTCAATAGAAAATGCAACAG GTGTCTCCACTGTGAGATCGGTTTCAATGAGAGACATGGGAACGGAAATGACCCCTATTCCAAGTCAAGAACCTTCCAGAACTGCTACTCCTACGGGTGCAACACCATTGCGTAGTCCAACATCTTCTATCCCATCCACTCCTCGACGAGGAGAGCCAGCACCGACTCCTACAGAGCACCCCAATGATGATGCATCTCAGCATTCAACTGGAAATGGAAGAAACGAAATGTCAGAGCAAGAACTAAAGCTCAAGACAAGGAGAGAGATTGTAGCCCTTGGAGTCCAACTTG ATGAACATGAACGAATCGAATATGCAAAACGAGCAGCTGCTTGGGAGGAAGCTGAGAAAACAAAACACACTGCGAG ATTCAAGCGTGAAGAAATAAAAATCCAAGCATGGGAAAGTCAGCAGAAAGCAAAGCTTGAAGCAGAAATGAGGAGAACAGAG GCTCAAGTTGAGCAAATGAGGGCACAAGCCCAAGCAAAGATGGTAAAGAAGATTGCAATGGCTAGGCAAAGGTCGGAAGAAAAACGAGCAGCAGCTGAAGCTAGAAGGAATAGGCAGGCAGAAAAAGTTGCTGCCCAAGTCGAGTATATTCGCAACACTGGTCGACTTCCAGCATCTTCCTTCATCTGCTGTGGTTGGTCGTGA